Proteins from one Rosa chinensis cultivar Old Blush chromosome 7, RchiOBHm-V2, whole genome shotgun sequence genomic window:
- the LOC112176584 gene encoding pentatricopeptide repeat-containing protein At4g02750: protein MRGSYRLTQLQYRSFCSSSAKAQKPINVSFGNPTNPNPIPWKKTKTQKQKSSLNRLSNASDSEVVKFNMEISTQMRNGQCEEALRVFNAMGRRSSVSYNAMISGYLANGKFDDAKNVFDKMPERDLVSWNVMLSGYVRNRDLGGARALFERMPEKDVVSWNAILSGYAQNGYVDEARKVFEMMPKKNEISWNGLLAAYVQNGRIESARRLFESKADWQAVSWNCLMGGFVKQKRLVDARQLFDRMPARDEVSWNTMITGYAQNGGMSEARTLFDKSPVRDVFAWTAMLSGYVQNGMLDEARRIFDEMPEKNSVSWNAMIAGYVQDKRMDMAVKSFEAMPFKNVSSWNTILTGYAQSGDIDGARKVFDSMPRRDSISWAAIIAGHAQNGFGEEALRLFVEMKRDGERLTRSTFSCALSTCAEVAALELGKQLHGRLAKAGFESGCYVGNALLVMYCKCGCIEEAYDAFQEISEKDVVSWNTMIYGYARHGFGSKALMVFDSMKAAGIKPDEVTMVGVLSACSHTGFVDRGREYFHSMNREYGITANAKHYTCLIDLLGRAGRLEEAQNLMRTMPFEPDAATWGALLGASRIHGNTELGEKAAKIIFEMEPENAGMYVLLSNLYASSGRWGDVGKMRLKMRDKGVRKVPGYSWIEVQNKIHTFSVGDSIHPEKDNIYAFLEELDLKMKREGYVSSTKLVLHDVEEEEKEHMLRHHSEKLAVAFGILSIPAGRPIRVMKNLRVCEDCHNAIKYISKIVGRTIILRDSNRFHHFSEGSCSCGDYW from the exons ATGCGCGGGAGTTACCGTTTGACACAGTTACAGTACCGCAGCTTCTGCTCAAGCTCAGCCAAAGCCCAGAAACCCATTAACGTCAGTTTTGGAAACCCCACTAACCCAAACCCAATCCCATGGAAGAAAACAAagacccagaagcagaagagttCCCTGAATAGGTTATCAAATGCTTCCGACTCGGAAGTTGTTAAATTTAACATGGAAATCAGTACCCAAATGCGCAATGGCCAATGCGAAGAGGCTCTGCGTGTGTTTAATGCAATGGGTCGGAGGAGTTCGGTTTCTTACAATGCCATGATATCTGGGTACTTGGCAAATGGGAAGTTTGATGATGCAAAGAACGTGTTCGACAAAATGCCTgagagagacttggtgtcttgGAATGTGATGCTTAGTGGGTATGTGAGGAATAGGGATCTTGGTGGGGCTCGAGCTTTGTTTGAACGTATGCCGGAAAAGGATGTTGTTTCATGGAATGCCATTTTATCTGGCTATGCCCAGAATGGTTATGTTGATGAGGCGAGGAAGGTTTTTGAAATGATGCCGAAAAAGAATGAGATATCTTGGAATGGGTTGCTTGCGGCTTATGTGCAGAATGGGAGGATAGAAAGTGCTAGGAGGTTGTTTGAGTCGAAGGCAGATTGGCAAGCAGTGTCTTGGAATTGTTTGATGGGGGGATTTGTGAAACAAAAGAGATTAGTTGATGCTAGGCAGCTTTTCGACAGGATGCCTGCGAGGGATGAAGTTTCGTGGAACACTATGATCACAGGGTATGCACAGAATGGGGGAATGTCAGAAGCAAGGACATTGTTTGACAAGTCTCCTGTAAGGGATGTGTTTGCGTGGACAGCAATGCTTTCGGGTTATGTGCAGAATGGGATGTTGGATGAAGCAAGACGAATTTTTGATGAAATGCCAGAGAAGAATTCGGTTTCGTGGAATGCAATGATTGCAGGGTATGTGCAAGACAAGAGAATGGACATGGCGGTGAAATCGTTCGAGGCAATGCCTTTTAAGAATGTGAGTTCTTGGAATACCATTTTAACTGGCTATGCTCAGAGCGGCGATATTGATGGTGCTAGGAAAGTCTTTGATAGCATGCCTCGGCGTGATTCCATCTCTTGGGCGGCTATCATTGCTGGCCATGCTCAAAATGGTTTCGGTGAAGAGGCTTTGCGTCTATTTGTGGAGATGAAAAGAGATGGGGAACGACTGACTAGGTCTACATTTTCTTGTGCTTTGAGCACATGTGCTGAAGTTGCTGCTTTAGAGTTGGGGAAGCAATTACATGGGCGTTTAGCAAAAGCAGGATTCGAAAGTGGGTGCTATGTGGGCAATGCACTCCTTGTGATGTACTGCAAGTGTGGATGCATAGAGGAAGCATACGATGCGTTCCAAGAAATATCTGAAAAGGATGTTGTCTCGTGGAACACGATGATCTATGGTTATGCAAGGCATGGATTTGGCTCAAAGGCTCTCATGGTTTTCGATTCAATGAAGGCAGCTGGTATTAAACCTGATGAAGTAACAATG GTGGGTGTATTGTCTGCTTGTAGTCATACTGGCTTTGTGGACAGGGGAAGGGAATACTTTCATTCAATGAATCGGGAGTATGGCATCACAGCAAATGCAAAACACTATACCTGCCTGATTGATCTTTTAGGTAGAGCTGGGCGCCTGGAAGAAGCGCAGAATTTAATGAGAACAATGCCTTTTGAACCAGATGCTGCAACATGGGGAGCTCTACTTGGCGCAAGCCGCATTCATGGCAATACTGAATTAGGAGAAAAGGCTGCTAAGATAATTTTTGAGATGGAACCTGAAAATGCAGGAATGTATGTTCTTCTCTCAAATTTATATGCTTCTTCAGGCAGATGGGGTGATGTTGGTAAAATGAGATTGAAAATGAGAGATAAAGGTGTCAGGAAAGTTCCTGGATATAGCTGGATTGAAGTGCAAAACAAGATTCACACATTTTCAGTTGGGGACTCTATACACCCAGAGAAGGACAATATATATGCCTTCTTGGAAGAGTTGGATCTGAAAATGAAGCGGGAGGGATATGTTTCATCTACAAAGTTGGTTTTGCACGATGTTGAAGAGGAGGAGAAAGAGCATATGCTGAGGCATCACAGTGAGAAATTGGCTGTGGCATTTGGGATTCTTTCAATTCCAGCAGGGAGGCCAATCCGTGTAATGAAGAACTTGCGAGTATGTGAAGACTGCCACAATGCCATCAAATACATATCCAAGATTGTGGGAAGGACAATAATCTTAAGGGATTCTAACCGCTTCCACCACTTCAGTGAGGGTTCTTGTTCTTGCGGGGATTATTGGTGA
- the LOC112180344 gene encoding laccase-1, translating to MEGFCQLVLVNLLIIAGVLPSCVPQTTRRFEFNVEWKNVTRLCHTKPLLTVNGEYPGPTIAVHEGDDVEIKVTNSIAQNTTLHWHGIRQLRTGWADGPAYITQCPIGGGKTYTYKFTVINQRGTLWWHSHHSWQRASVYGAFIIHPRMPYPFSVPIQDEFPIIFGEWWNGDIDSVESEMMKYGGGPDISNAYTINGLPGPFYNCSNKDTLINTVEHGKTYMLRIINAALNDELFFAVANHTLTVVEIDAAYTKPFKTKAIMIAPGQTTNVLLTATQVPDSSGMFLMAAWTYLTSVFPFNNSTTAGFLQYKNPMSTDHMSKHPKKVTIFDPVMYNFPQMDDTKYYTKFDDNLRSLSSPRYPCNVPKTIHKRIVTVISLNLQDCPANKTCKGYANKRFYASMNNQSFVRPTVSILESHYKKLKKSQYSTDFPEKPRRPFDYTGVNPIAKNMNTEFGTKIIQVPYGTNLEFVLQGTSFLNVENHPIHFHGHNFFIVGKGFGNFNVSTDPAKYNLVDPPERNTVAVPSGGWAAIRFKADNPGVWFIHCHLEEHTSWGLASGFIVQNGHGPSQSLLPPPKDLPSC from the exons ATGGAGGGTTTTTGCCAGTTAGTATTGGTAAATCTGTTGATCATAGCTGGGGTTCTACCATCTTGTGTTCCACAAACAACACGGCGCTTTGAATTTAAT GTTGAGTGGAAAAATGTGACCCGTTTGTGCCACACGAAGCCACTTCTAACTGTGAATGGTGAGTATCCAGGTCCAACGATTGCAGTTCATGAAGGTGATGATGTCGAAATTAAGGTGACTAATAGCATTGCGCAGAACACTACCCTCCATTG GCATGGTATAAGGCAACTAAGAACAGGATGGGCAGACGGTCCAGCTTACATTACACAATGTCCGATTGGAGGAGGGAAGACCTACACATACAAGTTCACTGTAATCAACCAGAGAGGCACCCTTTGGTGGCATTCTCATCATTCGTGGCAACGAGCTTCTGTTTATGGCGCTTTTATCATCCACCCTCGCATGCCATATCCATTTTCAGTTCCAATTCAAGATGAATTCCCCATCATCTTTG GTGAATGGTGGAATGGAGATATAGATTCAGTCGAAAGTGAAATGATGAAGTATGGGGGTGGCCCTGATATTTCAAATGCATATACCATAAATGGTTTACCAGGGCCATTCTATAATTGCTCGAACAAAG ATACATTGATCAACACTGTGGAACATGGCAAAACATACATGCTTAGAATCATCAATGCAGCACTGAATGATGAGCTATTCTTTGCTGTTGCTAATCACACATTGACGGTTGTGGAGATTGATGCAGCGTACACAAAACCATTCAAAACCAAAGCCATTATGATAGCTCCTGGTCAAACCACCAATGTTCTGCTCACTGCTACTCAAGTGCCTGATTCCTCCGGCATGTTCTTAATGGCTGCCTGGACTTACCTCACAtctgtttttcctttcaatAATTCCACCACAGCCGGTTTCTTGCAGTACAAGAACCCAATGAGTACTGATCACATGAGTAAGCACCCGAAAAAGGTTACTATTTTTGATCCTGTCATGTACAACTTTCCTCAGATGGATGATACCAAATATTACACTAAATTTGATGACAATCTGAGAAGCCTTTCCTCCCCTCGGTATCCATGTAATGTGCCAAAAACTATCCACAAACGGATAGTGACAGTTATAAGCCTTAATCTCCAAGATTGTCCTGCTAACAAAACCTGCAAGGGCTATGCCAACAAGAGGTTCTATGCTTCAATGAACAACCAGTCCTTTGTTCGTCCCACCGTGTCAATATTGGAATCTCATTACAAGAAGCTCAAAAAAAGTCAGTACTCCACCGATTTCCCAGAGAAGCCTCGAAGGCCATTTGACTATACCGGGGTGAATCCAATCGCCAAAAACATGAACACAGAATTTGGTACAAAGATCATACAAGTCCCTTATGGAACAAACTTGGAATTTGTGCTGCAAGGCACAAGCTTCCTTAATGTGGAGAACCACCCTATTCATTTTCACGGACACAACTTCTTCATAGTTGGAAAGGGGTTTGGGAACTTCAATGTCTCCACGGATCCAGCAAAGTACAACCTTGTTGATCCTCCTGAGAGAAACACTGTGGCAGTTCCAAGTGGAGGATGGGCAGCGATTCGGTTCAAGGCCGATAATCCAGGAGTGTGGTTCATACATTGTCATCTTGAAGAACACACTTCTTGGGGTCTTGCCTCAGGCTTCATAGTTCAAAATGGTCATGGACCATCTCAATCCTTGCTTCCTCCTCCTAAAGATCTTCCCTCATGCTGA
- the LOC112179052 gene encoding uncharacterized GPI-anchored protein At4g28100, with amino-acid sequence MSSNPPPLFTFLCFLFTLLPSSLGLSDPKPALVQSFLPKSSPPATIPAFPEQSNIAGCPLQLPDELFHGVKEACSAKKGDPTGHLQHSRCCPVLAAWLYSAYSATALGRSGQVGPAVAGHGSTTTTTAYDPPLLPDDSETCVQDLGKALNAKGIELMKPNETCDMVYCYCGIRLHPLTCPEAFSVNQKGKLVGDESVKKLEKNCLSSSTNVNKFPGLGGCSKCLNSLYLLNKKKTSNSSKMEDRTTKMHNKDCQLMGLTWLLAKNRTAYMHTVTSVFRAIMVSNDGSDPQSCTLNSDGMPLAVDSSEISDQSSSSILAVSITFCTVSLTLLYVQLTLC; translated from the exons ATGTCCTCAAACCCACCACCACTCTTCACCTTCCTTTGCTTCCTCTTCACTTTGTTACCGTCCTCACTGGGTCTATCGGACCCGAAGCCGGCCTTGGTGCAGTCATTCCTTCCCAAATCTTCTCCCCCAGCTACAATCCCTGCATTCCCAGAGCAATCCAACATAGCCGGCTGCCCACTTCAGCTCCCTGATGAGCTCTTCCACGGCGTAAAGGAAGCCTGCTCCGCCAAAAAAGGCGACCCGACTGGCCATTTACAGCACAGCCGCTGCTGCCCAGTGCTGGCGGCGTGGCTATACTCGGCCTACTCCGCCACTGCACTGGGCAGAAGCGGCCAAGTAGGCCCTGCAGTGGCGGGTCACGgtagtactactactactaccgCTTATGACCCGCCACTGCTTCCTGATGACTCAGAAACTTGTGTTCAGGACTTGGGAAAGGCACTGAACGCAAAAGGAATAGAGCTGATGAAGCCAAATGAGACCTGTGACATGGTCTATTGCTACTGTGGGATCAGATTGCACCCTTTGACCTGCCCTGAGGCATTTTCAGTGAACCAAAAAGGGAAACTTGTTGGGGATGAGAGTGTCAAGAAGTTGGAGAAGAATTGCTTGAGCAGCAGTACCAATGTCAATAAGTTCCCTGGTCTTGGTGGCTGCTCCAAATGCCTGAACAGTCTCTACCTT CTTAACAAGAAGAAGACTTCCAATTCAAGCAAAATGGAGGACAGGACCACCAAAATGCACAACAAAGACTGTCAGCTGATGGGTCTCACATGGCTTCTTGCCAAGAATCGGACGGCCTACATGCACACCGTTACATCCGTCTTCCGGGCTATCATGGTAAGCAATGACGGCTCTGATCCTCAGTCGTGCACTCTCAACAGTGACGGAATGCCTCTAGCCGTCGATTCGTCAGAAATCTCAGATCAATCCTCTTCCAGCATCCTTGCAGTTTCAATCACATTCTGCACAGTGTCACTTACTTTGTTGTATGTGCAGCTTACCCTGTGCTAA
- the LOC112175889 gene encoding protein MOTHER of FT and TFL1, whose amino-acid sequence MAASVDPLVVGRVIGDVVDMFVPTVNMSVYFGSKHVTNGCDIKPSIAVSPPKVTFSGHPGELYTLVMTDPDAPSPSEPSMREWVHWIMADIPGGTNPIRGKEILPYVGPRPPVGIHRYILVLFQQKVPMGLVDQPPTRAHFNTRYFAAQLDLGLPVSTVYFNSQKEPANRRR is encoded by the exons ATGGCCGCCTCCGTTGATCCTTTGGTCGTCGGCCGCGTGATCGGCGATGTGGTCGACATGTTTGTCCCGACTGTGAACATGTCTGTTTACTTTGGTTCAAAGCACGTCACCAATGGCTGTGACATCAAACCCTCCATCGCCGTTAGCCCTCCGAAAGTGACCTTCTCCGGTCACCCCGGCGAGCTTTACACCCTG GTCATGACTGATCCCGATGCTCCCAGTCCAAGTGAGCCTAGCATGCGAGAATGGGTTCATTG GATCATGGCTGATATTCCTGGAGGAACAAATCCTATTAGAG GAAAAGAGATACTGCCCTACGTCGGACCAAGGCCACCGGTGGGAATTCACCGTTACATTTTGGTGCTGTTTCAGCAGAAGGTGCCTATGGGACTCGTGGATCAACCCCCGACTCGAGCCCATTTCAACACTCGCTATTTCGCAGCGCAGCTTGACCTAGGCCTGCCCGTGTCCACCGTGTATTTTAATTCACAGAAGGAGCCGGCCAACCGGAGGCGTTGA